The window GCGCTGTCTTTCGGTATGATCTGGCGCGGCATGGCGCGCATCATCGCTGCCCGCATCAAGATGCATCTGCCGGTCAATCACAACAAGAGCAACGTCGCCCATCATTACGATCTGAGCGCCAAGCTGTTCGATCTCTTCCTCGATGAGGACTGGCAATATTCCTGCGCCTATTTCAATCCGCCTGGCATCAGCCTCTATGAAGCGCAGGTCGCCAAGAAACGGCACATCGCCGCCAAGCTGATGACCGAGCCGGGCCAGAGCGTGCTGGAAATCGGCTCCGGCTGGGGTGGCATGGCGATGTATATTGCCGAAAGCGCCGGTGCTGACGTAACCGGCATCACGCTCAGCGAAGAACAGCTGCGTGTCTCGCGCGACCGGGCGGCAAAACGTGGCATTGCCGGCAACGTCCGCTTCGAATTGCAGGATTATCGTTACCTGCCGGCCTCGAAGAAATATGACCGCATCGTCTCCGTTGGCATGTTCGAACATGTGGGGCCGACCCATTATCGCGATTATTTCGACAAGGTGGCGGAGGTGCTGGACGACAGGGGCGTGATGGTGCTGCATTCCATCGGTCAGCCCTATCCGGCGCTGGCGACCAATCCCTTCATCGAAAAATATATTTTCCCCGGCGGTTATATACCCTCGCTTGCCGAGGTTCTGCCGGCCATCGAAAAATCGCGGCTGCTGGTGAAGGATATCGAAATCCTGCCCATGCATTACGCCCATACGCTTCGCCACTGGCGGGAGCGTTTCGTGGCGCGCAAGGCCGAAGCGGTGGCGCTTTATGACGAGCGTTTCTTCCGCATGTGGGAGTTCTATCTGGCGGGGTCGGAAATGGCCTTTACCCACGAAAACTTCCATATTTTCCAGATCCAGCTCGCCAAGGACCGGGATTCCGTGCCGCATAGTCGCGACTACATCGCGCAGAACGAGGCGAAATTGCTGGAATTCGAGAAGACGCGCGCGCCGCTGGAGAAGGTGACGTTCTGACGAGGGCGTGGGTAACGGGCAACCGAATTGTGGAGATTGTTGACAAACATCTCCGCAATCTCGGCGTCATCCTCGGGCTTGTCCCGAGGATCTATCCACGTTGCTTAAAGTCTGTCGGTTGCAGATGTTCGGGACAGGCCCGAGCATGACGGCGGTGAGGTTTGAGGCTTTATCGCCACCCACCGGAGGAGGCGCGTTTCTTCCCGCGCTGGTTAATGGAATGGAAAGACAATCCCTCTAATTCTACGGGCACCTGTCTGTATTGCGTTTCTGGGGTTCTTTCATGTTCAAGCCATCAGCGGCAGTTGCCGCCTGTGTCCTGTCGCTTTTTGCCGTGGGCAACGCCCATGCCGAAGGCTGGTTTTCCGGCGACTGGTATCTGAAACTCGGTGGCGCCGGTTTCACCGCGCCGAAGTACCAGGGCGACAACAAGAATGAATTCGGCTTTTCACCCATCATCTCTCTCGGACGTCAGGGGCAGGGCGCGCGTTTCACCTCCCGCAACGACAGCGCCTCTATCTCGCTTCTGGATAATGGCCCGATCAGCATGGGTCTCGCCGGCAAGCTCGTATCCCCACGAGATGAGGGCGACTCTTCTGATCTGAAGGGCATGACCCGCATCAAGCGCGGCGGCGAGCTTGGTGGTTTCGCCGAGGCCTATCCGACCGACTGGCTGCGTGTTCGCGGCGAAGTTCGCCAGGGCATCCGCAGCCATAGCGGCGTTGTCGGCGATGTTGCCGTCGATGCCTTCACCGATATCGCCCCCGGCATCCAGATTTCCGCCGGTCCGCGCGCCACATGGGTGAGCAGCAAATATAATGAGCGTTATTACGGTGTAAGTGCGGCGCAGACGGCTGCCGGTGCGCCATCGCCCTATAGCCCCGGTGGCGGCCTGCATTCCGCCGGCATCGGCGCGGCCATTACCTGGAAAGTCACCGAAAACGCCGAGGTTGGTTCCTTCGCCGAATATCGCCGCCTCACCGGTGATGCCGCCGACAGCTCGCTGGTGCGCGAGCGTGGTTCGAAGAACCAGTTCATCATCGGTGTTCAGGCAAGTTACAAATTCAATTTCTCACTGCCCTGAGGTAGATGAACTCGCTGTTTAGAGATTGAAAACCCGCAGCAAAATGCTGCGGGTTTTTTCTATCCAAATATTTGGCGTCATCCTCGGGCTTGACCCGAGGATCCATTGATTTCAACGGGTTGTGGATCCTCGGGTCAAGCCCGAGGATGACAGTGAAGAGGTAGGGCGCTTTGCCGGTCGCCCGAGGAAAAATCGTCAAATGCCGCGCATCTTTGCGCTTTGAAAACCGTTCCGATTTCCCCGCCGATGCTGTAGAACCATGCCTATGGTTCACCATAGCGATTTGTCAGACCGCGTTTCGGACGCGCCATCCAACAACTGGGTCTATCGGATTTTGCCGAGGCCCCTCTGGCCCTATGCGCAGCTGGCCCGGTGGGATCGCCCCATCGGCTGGCAATTGCTGATGTGGCCATGCTTCTGGTCCGCCGCCCTTGCTGCCAACGCCGCGGTGGCGACTGGCGGCTTTTCCTGGGCCACGCTCATCTGGCACCTGGCGCTGTTTTTCATCGGATCGGTGGCGATGCGCGGCGCGGGTTGCACCTATAATGATCTCGCCGACCACAAAATCGACATGGCTGTGGCGCGTACCCGCTCCCGGCCGCTGCCGTCCGGCCGCGTGACCCGGTTGCAGGCCAAGGTCTTCATCGTGCTGCAGGCGCTTGCCGGTCTGGTTGTGCTTCTGCAGTTCAACGGTTTCGCGATTGCGACAGGCATATTCTCGCTGATCTTCGTGGCGATTTATCCTTTCGCCAAGCGCTTCACCAACTGGCCGCAATTTTTTCTCGGCCTAGCCTTTTCCTGGGGCGCGCTGATGGGCTGGGCCGGGCAGTTCGGTTCGATCGCCTGGCCGGCTGTCCTGCTTTATGTCGGCTCCATCGCCTGGACGATCGGTTATGACACAATCTACGCCCATCAGGATAAGGAAGACGACACGGCGGTAGGCATCGGCTCGACCGCCCTGCTGTTTGGCGAGAACACACATCGCTGGCTGGTTTTTCTTTATGGCACAGCCCTTGTCATGATCGCCCTGTCCTTCTGGGGCGCAGGTGTTAACGTGATCGCCTATAGCGGCCTCGCTGCCGCCGCCATCATGCTATTCCGGCAGGTATGGGTGCTCAATATAGATGACGTGGCGCAATGCCTCGTGCTGTTCAAATCCAACAATCGTGTCGGCGTGCTGATTTTCG is drawn from Agrobacterium tumefaciens and contains these coding sequences:
- a CDS encoding class I SAM-dependent methyltransferase produces the protein MASSLHVLLEKIIKTGDLVVNSPGGSRTFGDGTGKRVVLNFTDEAAMQEIAADPALKLAEIYMEGRMKVAEGDIYDFLALVKGNTLSEALSFGMIWRGMARIIAARIKMHLPVNHNKSNVAHHYDLSAKLFDLFLDEDWQYSCAYFNPPGISLYEAQVAKKRHIAAKLMTEPGQSVLEIGSGWGGMAMYIAESAGADVTGITLSEEQLRVSRDRAAKRGIAGNVRFELQDYRYLPASKKYDRIVSVGMFEHVGPTHYRDYFDKVAEVLDDRGVMVLHSIGQPYPALATNPFIEKYIFPGGYIPSLAEVLPAIEKSRLLVKDIEILPMHYAHTLRHWRERFVARKAEAVALYDERFFRMWEFYLAGSEMAFTHENFHIFQIQLAKDRDSVPHSRDYIAQNEAKLLEFEKTRAPLEKVTF
- a CDS encoding MipA/OmpV family protein, giving the protein MFKPSAAVAACVLSLFAVGNAHAEGWFSGDWYLKLGGAGFTAPKYQGDNKNEFGFSPIISLGRQGQGARFTSRNDSASISLLDNGPISMGLAGKLVSPRDEGDSSDLKGMTRIKRGGELGGFAEAYPTDWLRVRGEVRQGIRSHSGVVGDVAVDAFTDIAPGIQISAGPRATWVSSKYNERYYGVSAAQTAAGAPSPYSPGGGLHSAGIGAAITWKVTENAEVGSFAEYRRLTGDAADSSLVRERGSKNQFIIGVQASYKFNFSLP
- a CDS encoding 4-hydroxybenzoate octaprenyltransferase produces the protein MVHHSDLSDRVSDAPSNNWVYRILPRPLWPYAQLARWDRPIGWQLLMWPCFWSAALAANAAVATGGFSWATLIWHLALFFIGSVAMRGAGCTYNDLADHKIDMAVARTRSRPLPSGRVTRLQAKVFIVLQALAGLVVLLQFNGFAIATGIFSLIFVAIYPFAKRFTNWPQFFLGLAFSWGALMGWAGQFGSIAWPAVLLYVGSIAWTIGYDTIYAHQDKEDDTAVGIGSTALLFGENTHRWLVFLYGTALVMIALSFWGAGVNVIAYSGLAAAAIMLFRQVWVLNIDDVAQCLVLFKSNNRVGVLIFAGLVLPLLFV